The Prunus persica cultivar Lovell chromosome G8, Prunus_persica_NCBIv2, whole genome shotgun sequence genome includes a region encoding these proteins:
- the LOC18766662 gene encoding glycoprotein 3-alpha-L-fucosyltransferase A isoform X2: protein MGVFSTQRGSRTATTQEGLPVSGGISTAPKRKWSNLMPFFVALVVIAEIAFLGKLDIAKNTALVDSWADLFSPAPLIHELAVESDDLGLLSCEEWLEREDAAEYSRDFEKEPILVSGDEKEWKSCSVGCQFGFNPSQKPDAAFGLAHQTGTASVLRSMESAQYYAENNLAYARRRGYNIIMTTSLSSDVPVGYFSWAEYNIMAPVQPKTETALAAAFISNCGARNFRLQALEALESAKIKIDSYGGCHRNRDGKVDKVETLKRYKFSLAFENSNEEDYVTEKYFQSLVAGSIPVVVGAPNIEDFAPAPGAVLHIKEINDVEPVAKRMKYLADNPEAYNQSLRWKYEGPSDSFKALVDMAAVHSSCRLCIHLATMIREKEEMSQGSKSRPCKCTRGSAVVYHLYVRERGRFEMESIFLRSGNLTLGAFESLVLTKFKSQKHVPIWKQERPESIRGGDDFKIYRIYPVGMTQRQALYTFRFNGDADFRRHVESNPCAKFEVILV from the exons ATGGGCGTGTTTTCGACTCAAAGAGGCTCGAGAACAGCGACGACCCAAGAAGGCTTACCAGTCTCTGGTGGGATTTCAACGGCGCCCAAGAGAAAATGGTCCAATCTGATGCCTTTCTTTGTGGCCCTTGTGGTCATAGCAGAGATCGCCTTCTTGGGTAAGCTTGACATCGCAAAGAACACAGCTTTAGTCGATTCGTGGGCCGACTTGTTCTCCCCGGCTCCGTTGATTCATGAACTGGCGGTGGAGAGTGATGATTTGGGCTTGCTGAGTTGCGAGGAGTGGTTGGAGAGAGAGGATGCTGCAGAGTATTCCAGGGATTTTGAGAAAGAACCCATTTTGGTTTCTGGTGATGAGAAG GAATGGAAATCTTGTTCTGTGGGATGCCagtttggattcaatcccagCCAAAAACCTGATGCTGCTTTTGGCTTAGCTCACCAAACTGGGACAGCCAGTGTTCTCCGATCCATGGAATCAGCTCAATACTATGCAGAGAACAATCTTGCTTATGCACGACG GAGGggatataatattattatgacAACCAGTCTCTCATCGGATGTTCCAGTTGGATATTTTTCTTGGGCTGAGTACAACATCATGGCACCTGTCCAGCCAAAGACTGAGACTGCCCTTGCAGCTGCATTTATTTCCAACTGTGGTGCCCGCAACTTCCGCTTGCAAGCCCTTGAAGCACTTGAAAGTGCTAAGATCAAGATAGATTCTTATGGTGGTTGCCACAGAAACCGTGATGGAAAAG TGGACAAAGTTGAAACTCTGAAGCGCTATAAATTTAGTTTGGCCTTTGAGAATTCCAACGAGGAGGATTATGTTACTGAGAAATACTTCCAATCTCTTGTTGCTG GGTCTATACCTGTGGTGGTTGGAGCTCCGAATATTGAAGATTTTGCTCCTGCTCCTGGTGCAGTTTTACATATTAAGGAGATAAACGATGTTGAACCAGTTGCCAAGAGAATGAAATACCTTGCAGATAATCCTGAAGCatataatcagtcattaag GTGGAAATATGAGGGTCCATCTGATTCCTTCAAGGCCCTTGTGGACATGGCAGCAGTACATTCATCATGCCGTCTTTGCATTCACCTGGCAACGATGATTCgcgagaaagaagaaatgagCCAAGGGTCCAAAAGTCGACCTTGCAAGTGCACCAGAGGCTCAGCAGTTGTCTATCACTTATATGTAAGAGAAAGAGGGAGGTTCGAGATGGAATCTATTTTCTTAAG GTCTGGCAATCTGACTCTTGGAGCTTTTGAGTCTCTGGTGCTCACAAAATTCAAGTCTCAGAAACATGTGCCGATTTGGAAACAGGAAAGACCTGAAAGCATAAGAGGAGGAGAcgattttaaaatatatagaatATATCCTGTTGGCATGACACAGAGGCAAGCCTTATATACCTTCAGATTTAATGGGGATGCTGATTTTAGAAGACATGTTGAAAGCAACCCATGTGCAAAGTTTGAAGTCATACTTGTTTAG
- the LOC18766662 gene encoding glycoprotein 3-alpha-L-fucosyltransferase A isoform X1: protein MGVFSTQRGSRTATTQEGLPVSGGISTAPKRKWSNLMPFFVALVVIAEIAFLGKLDIAKNTALVDSWADLFSPAPLIHELAVESDDLGLLSCEEWLEREDAAEYSRDFEKEPILVSGDEKEWKSCSVGCQFGFNPSQKPDAAFGLAHQTGTASVLRSMESAQYYAENNLAYARRRGYNIIMTTSLSSDVPVGYFSWAEYNIMAPVQPKTETALAAAFISNCGARNFRLQALEALESAKIKIDSYGGCHRNRDGKAVDKVETLKRYKFSLAFENSNEEDYVTEKYFQSLVAGSIPVVVGAPNIEDFAPAPGAVLHIKEINDVEPVAKRMKYLADNPEAYNQSLRWKYEGPSDSFKALVDMAAVHSSCRLCIHLATMIREKEEMSQGSKSRPCKCTRGSAVVYHLYVRERGRFEMESIFLRSGNLTLGAFESLVLTKFKSQKHVPIWKQERPESIRGGDDFKIYRIYPVGMTQRQALYTFRFNGDADFRRHVESNPCAKFEVILV from the exons ATGGGCGTGTTTTCGACTCAAAGAGGCTCGAGAACAGCGACGACCCAAGAAGGCTTACCAGTCTCTGGTGGGATTTCAACGGCGCCCAAGAGAAAATGGTCCAATCTGATGCCTTTCTTTGTGGCCCTTGTGGTCATAGCAGAGATCGCCTTCTTGGGTAAGCTTGACATCGCAAAGAACACAGCTTTAGTCGATTCGTGGGCCGACTTGTTCTCCCCGGCTCCGTTGATTCATGAACTGGCGGTGGAGAGTGATGATTTGGGCTTGCTGAGTTGCGAGGAGTGGTTGGAGAGAGAGGATGCTGCAGAGTATTCCAGGGATTTTGAGAAAGAACCCATTTTGGTTTCTGGTGATGAGAAG GAATGGAAATCTTGTTCTGTGGGATGCCagtttggattcaatcccagCCAAAAACCTGATGCTGCTTTTGGCTTAGCTCACCAAACTGGGACAGCCAGTGTTCTCCGATCCATGGAATCAGCTCAATACTATGCAGAGAACAATCTTGCTTATGCACGACG GAGGggatataatattattatgacAACCAGTCTCTCATCGGATGTTCCAGTTGGATATTTTTCTTGGGCTGAGTACAACATCATGGCACCTGTCCAGCCAAAGACTGAGACTGCCCTTGCAGCTGCATTTATTTCCAACTGTGGTGCCCGCAACTTCCGCTTGCAAGCCCTTGAAGCACTTGAAAGTGCTAAGATCAAGATAGATTCTTATGGTGGTTGCCACAGAAACCGTGATGGAAAAG CAGTGGACAAAGTTGAAACTCTGAAGCGCTATAAATTTAGTTTGGCCTTTGAGAATTCCAACGAGGAGGATTATGTTACTGAGAAATACTTCCAATCTCTTGTTGCTG GGTCTATACCTGTGGTGGTTGGAGCTCCGAATATTGAAGATTTTGCTCCTGCTCCTGGTGCAGTTTTACATATTAAGGAGATAAACGATGTTGAACCAGTTGCCAAGAGAATGAAATACCTTGCAGATAATCCTGAAGCatataatcagtcattaag GTGGAAATATGAGGGTCCATCTGATTCCTTCAAGGCCCTTGTGGACATGGCAGCAGTACATTCATCATGCCGTCTTTGCATTCACCTGGCAACGATGATTCgcgagaaagaagaaatgagCCAAGGGTCCAAAAGTCGACCTTGCAAGTGCACCAGAGGCTCAGCAGTTGTCTATCACTTATATGTAAGAGAAAGAGGGAGGTTCGAGATGGAATCTATTTTCTTAAG GTCTGGCAATCTGACTCTTGGAGCTTTTGAGTCTCTGGTGCTCACAAAATTCAAGTCTCAGAAACATGTGCCGATTTGGAAACAGGAAAGACCTGAAAGCATAAGAGGAGGAGAcgattttaaaatatatagaatATATCCTGTTGGCATGACACAGAGGCAAGCCTTATATACCTTCAGATTTAATGGGGATGCTGATTTTAGAAGACATGTTGAAAGCAACCCATGTGCAAAGTTTGAAGTCATACTTGTTTAG